The Streptomyces laurentii region CCGTATGGAGCCCCTTCCGTGCCTGGTACGACGGCCGTCCCGGCCGCGACTACCGCGTTCAGGATCTGTTCGGGGGCATCACGGACGTCCGGGCCGAGGTCATCGGCTCGATTCTTCTCCCGTACGCCTTCGCCGTCCTGGTCACCGTGGTCGGCGTGGTCCTGCGCTCGCGCCTGGCCGTCGCGCTCGCCGGACTGATCGTGCTCGGGTTCACCGTCCTGTGGATGGTGCGCGTGGCCCAGGTCCAGAACGGACTCTCCCTCGATTCCCAGGGGCGCGGACTCGGCGACGGGGTCGCGATGGCCGTCGGAGGCGGCGTGCTGCTGCTCGTCGGCGCGGCCGTCATGTCCGGCCGCCGCCCGTCGTACCGGGCGCGGCACGCGGGCCGGGTGGACTCCGTACCCCCGGCGACCGGCACCCGGTACGACGACACCCCACCGCCCCCACCGCCCCCACAGGACTACCGGCCGCCGCAGCCGTAGCCGTAGCCGCCGTCTTCCGGCGCGGGCCGCCGTCCCGTTCAATGATGATCCGAGGCACTCGTGTGCGCGACGGTGAGCGGGGGGGGCGGGTCCTCGTCGACACGACGGCGGGCGGCGACCGTCTCACCCGACAGCGGGAACTCTTCGAGACGGCCCGCGCGCAGCTGGTCACGGACATCGAGTAGCCCTGGCCGGGCCGCGATCCCCCTGGCCGGCGAAGGGCCTACCGGCCGCTCATCAGGAACCCGGCATAGAGGGCCACCGGCGGAAGAATGAGCCCGGCCGCCATCGCGCACCCCATCCGCTCGGTGGTCTTCGCACCGATCAGGACACTGAACCCGCCCATCACGATGACGTAGAGAAACAGCGGGACCACGATGAATCCGATCGCCAACTTGACTGCCTCTCCAGGGAGTTAGAGCGGCCATCGCACGACGGCCACCCGGTGTCGGGACGCGCGGGGGAGTCAGGTTATCGACGAGCTTGTGCGCGACGCCCGGCCCTTGGCCTGGTCCGGACGGACATCCGTCAAGTCCGGCTCCGGCTCCGGCTCCGGCTCCGGCGAACGACGGGCTCTCGGCCGGTGATGTAACACTTCGGAGCGCCGCGTCCAAGTAGGGGTGTAAGGCATTACACGCCGCACTGCCCCTAGGAGCCCTCTGTGCCAGCGGAGCATCCCAGCGCACCACCCGCGCGCGACCCCGCCGGGTTCGCCGCCTTCTACGAGCAGCAGTTCGACACGGTGCTCGGCTTCGTCACCCGGCGCGTCGACAGTCCGCACCTGGCCGCCGACCTGACGGCGGACATCTTCGTGGCCGCGCTGGAGAACGCGCACACCTACGACGCCCGGCGCGGTACGCCCGTCGCCTGGCTGTACGGCATAGCCCGCAACACCCTCTCCGCGCACTTCCGGGGCAGCACCCGTGAACAGCGCGCGGTCGCCCGGATCGGCGGCCGGCGGCTGCTGGACGACGAGGACATCAGCGCCATCGAGGGCCGGATCGACGCCGCCCGCGCCGCCCGGCACATGGCGGCCGCCCACGCCTCCTTGTCCGAACCCCTGCGCGAGCTGCTCGGCCTGGTCGCCCTGGACGGGCTGACCGTCCGCGAGGCGGCGCGGGCGCTGGGCATCAGCTCGGCCACCGCCCGGGTCCGGCTGCACCGCGCCCGTAAGGCACTGCGCGCCACCGCCCCGCACCACCCCGAGCACCCCGAGCACCCCGACCGCCGCGATTCCGTTCTGGAGGCCGCCCAGTGAACACCCACCCGCGCCCCCCGCGCCCCGCGCACTTCAAGCAGCAGCTCGCCGGCGAACTCGCCGCCCGCGCGGCCGCCCTGGCCGCTCTCGACGCCACCGCCCCGACCGGCCGCCGCGCCCCGGCCCTCGTCCGGCGCCCCCGGCTGACCCTCGCCATCGGCGCCGCGGCGGCCGCCGCGGCCGTGGCCGTCGCCGTGCCCCTGGCCGGCGGGACGTCCGGCGAGCGGACCCCCGCCGGTCCGTCGGGCGGGCAGAAGATCGACATCGTCACGGCCGACTACGTGGTGAAGTCCGCCCCGGACGGCATGATCGCCGTGAAGGTCATGAGCGCCAAGGGGGTGGCCGGGCTGCAGGCCACCCTGCGGAAGGCGGGTGTTCCCGCGGTGGTGACGACGTTCTCGGCCTCGTGCACGACCAAGGTCCCCTACGACGTCGGCTTCGACTCCTCGAAGGTGTTCCCCGAACCCGGAGAGGACGGGGGCCGCGGGATCGACGGGCGCTTCTCGCTGATCAGGCCGAGCGCCGTCCCGGAGGGCGACCACCTGCTGTTCGTGCCGACGCTGACGGGCGACGGCGGGATCGGCACGCTCTCGATGTCGGTGGTGACCGAAGTCCCCGAGTGCGTCCCGGAGTCCGACAACGGCATCGGCGCGGGGTACGTCGCCCCGGGCACCAATCCGTAGGAACACGTCACTTGGGGCGAGCGCGAGGGCATATGCCATCCGCGTCGCGGGTTTTCACGACGCGGGGAATCGCGACGTGGATGCCCACGACGTAAATGACTTCAAGTACGTGGGGAAGAACCCCGCCCTTCCCCTCCAGCCTCCCCGGCAACCCCAGAGACCCCGTCACCCTGACGGGTGATTTAGGCCAAGTGGACTGGATTTGGAGCGGGTTGTCGGGCATATGCTCACCGCGACAACCCCAGACATGCGTCGGCCCCCGGCCGGGACTGCGAATCCCGATCGAGGGCCTGACCACCGAGGAAGGTCACAACTTCCCGATGGCTTCCCCGCACATTAGCGTGCCCTCGCACGCCTTCGGCCTCGTTCACGTGAAGGTCCGCCACACGAGCCGCTTCACGATCGTCGGCAACCACCTCGCCCAGCACCGCGCGCTGTCGCTGATCGCGATCGGGCTGGCGGTCTACCTCCAGTCGCTGCCCGAAGGCGCCTCGGTCGGCATCAAGGCCATCGCGTCGCGCTTCCCGGAGAGCGAGATGCGCGTCGCCCGGGCCATGCGCGAGCTGGAGACGTACGGCTACCTCGGCCGTACCCGCGAGCGGCTGCCGGACGGCCGGATCGTGCCGCGCACGACCTCGTACAACTTCCCGGAGGCTGAGCCCGAGGCCGTACGCGAGACCGTACGGGAGGCCGTACGCGAGACCCCCGCGCCCCCGCCCGTACCGGAGCCGGAGGCCGAGCCCGTACCCGTCTGGGAGCCGGACTTCGAGCCCGAGCCGGAGGAGCCGGACGACGAGCCGGAGCACGACGGGCCGGAGCACGACGGGCCGGAGCAGACACCGGAAGCCGCGCCCTCGCCGGAGCCCGCGCCCGTGCCCGACCCCGACCCCGAACCCCGACCCGTACAGCCCACCCCGCTCCCCTCGCGCCACCGCCCCGCCGCCGATCTGCTCGCGCGCCTCCGGCTCCACGACCCCCGGCTGCTGCTCTCCGCCCGCGACATCGAGCGTCTGGCTCCCGGTCTCACCGCCTGGCTCGACAACGGCGCCCACCCGGACGCGGCCCTGCGCACCCTCTCCGCCTGCCTGCCCGAGCCCCTCCACAGCCCGGCGGCCCTCCTCGCCCACCGCCTCACCGTCCTGCTCCCGCCCCCGCTCCCGGCCACCCGGGCGGCGGCCCCAACCCCTGACGACTGGGTGGACTGCGACGGCTGCGACCGCGTCTTCCGCGCCCCCGAACCGGGCCTGTGCCGCGACTGCCGCCTCGAAGCGGAATCCCTCCCCGCCGCTTAGATCCCCAGGTGATGCCTCGGAACGGCTTACTGGCCAGTCGTTTATCGCATGAGGGGGAGGATCGCGGAGGGGCCGGTGAAGTCGGCGGCGAGGGCGTCCATGATCAGTTCGTCGCATACCTTGCCGAGCCAGTACCCGGCTTCGCGCAGCGTGCCGGCAGGGTGGAAGCCGGCCTTCTCATAGGCACGGACGCCTGCCTTGTTCGGGGCGAGGACCTTGAGCCAGACCATCCGCAGGTTCGTGATGTGGAAGGCGTAGTCCAAGGTCAGGTGGGTCGCGGCGGTACCCAGGCCCTTGCCGCGGGCTTCGGGGGCGAGCATCACCACGTACTCGGCGGTTCGCACCGACGGGTCCGGCAGCAGGGTGGTGACCCCGGCCGGGACAGGGGTGTCGCCCGTGAGGTCGTAGACGGTGAAGCGGATGTTGTCGCCGCGGAGCTGGTGGGCGATGCCTTCCATGCGCGCTTCCAGGGCTTCGGGCTGCTGGCGGCCGTAGCCGACGAGCAGGGCGGGGTCCTGCTCCCACCGCCAATAGGTCTCCACGAGGTCGGCGCGGTAGGGGCCAAGGCCGCAGGTCGCGTCGCGGACCCAGATGAGAGGTTCAGGGCTGGCGTTGATGGCGGCCTCCGATGGTGAGGATGGGCGTGTAGGCGAGCGTCGAGGGCGGCTCGGCGACCGGGGTGCCGTCCATAGTCTGCATCCAGGCGTGCAGCCGTACGGGGTCAGCGGCGATCCCGTGGCACCAGGTGACAGCCAGACGCCGGGCGGCCAGCGGCAGCACGGCGGCGGCGGACTCCTCCAGACAGGCGGCCCGGCCCGGGGAGTGCCGTCCGGCGGCGCGGACGGCGAGGACGGCGGCCGTCGCCTGTTCGAGAGTGGCCGGGCGGCGGCAGGTTGACGCGGCCCGGTGAACGGCACGCAGCACCCGGAGCATCGTGGTGCGGGAGTTCCCGGCCGTCTTGACGGCGGCGACCGCAGCGAGGGCTCCCGCAGCGCTGAGCAGGGCTCGCTGAGGGACGGGAGCGGGGCGGGTGGTGCCGGCGGGGTGCTCGGTGCCGCCCCAGCTCGGGGGCGCGGTGGCAGCCTCGATCACCTTCCACGGCCGTGCCACCGGTGCGGGGGCGAGGAGTCCGGCGTCCAGGAGCTGGGCAGCCAATATGTCGGGCAGCGGTGCGGGCCGGCCGGTGCGAGCAGCTTCGCGGAAGCGTTCGGCGGCGGCGGGCAGCAGGCCCTGGACGTGGCCGGTGCGGTAATCGACGAGGACCAGGACGTGCCCGAAGTCAGCGGCACGGACTTGCGGCGGCAGGGCGGCGGAGGCGGGCAGATCAGTCATGAGGCTCGCTCCTTGCGGGGCTGGTTGTCCACATGGAGGCGTCGTCACGTCGGTGGGCGGTCAGCCAGGCTTCGGCCGCCAGCGCCTGTTCGAGAGTGGCCAAAGGCATGGGCAGCCCGGCCGCGGCCTGGGCCAGGTGGCGGCGGAACCGGCCAGGATGAATCAGGCCGAGCGTGGCGAGGTAGCCGTCGGCCAGAGTGGACAGATCGGCCAGATTGACCCGTAGCCCGGTGTAGTGGTCGGCGTCGAAGCTGCCCTTGGTGCTGCGGGCGGCGACCTTCGGCGGTAGCAAACCGGCCATGGCCCGGGACAGGGTGGGCTTGTAGATGTGCGATGGCGGCCGGTGCCCCAGCGGGGTGGCCAGCACCGCGTCCACCACCAGCGGGTCGAGAAACGGATTGTGCATCTCGATGCCCGACGCGGCGGCAAGCTGGGCGTCCGCCGCTGCGGTGCGGGCGACCTCGCGAATCTCGTCCACCAGAACCCGCACGGCGAAGTCCATGCCTGACAATAGATCGGTCGAGGCCGCAGCCTGGCGGACGGCCTCGGCCAGCAGTCCGGTGGCCAGTTCGGTGGCCCACGCCGGGTGCGGCAGCAGCGGGAACCAGGTGACCCGGCCATGGTCGTTGCGCCCGGGCGCCCCGACCGTGTCCACGAGTGCGGCCAGAGCGGCACTGCGACCGGTGCGGGCGGTGCGCACGGCGTCCCGCAACAGTGGGCCGGCCGAAGTGTGCCTAAGCCTCGCCCAGCCGAACGCCTCGCTCACCGCTCGGCGGAGCCGGCGGTGGCGAATCAGGTCGGCGAGATGGATCGGGGGCTGGAACAGGACACTGTCGCCGCCGTCACCGGTCAGATGCATCCGAGTGCCCAACGCGTCATGCATCCATACCATTTGGCCCATCATGCGGGCCCGGGTGAGTGTGGAGGGCGCCGGCTCATCGGTCACCGGCACATCGGTGATGGAGGTGTAGGGCAGGTGCTGCTCGGTCAGCGGCAGCAGGTGGTGGCTGATGCGACGCGGGTAGCGGGCGGCGGCCAGCCGGGCGTGGTGTAGATCGGCTCCGTCAAAATCACCGCGAGGGTGGACGGTTACCGCGTTCAGATGGCGCCCGGCAGGCAGAGAGGTAGCGGCAAGCGCCGCGATGCTGGTGGAGTCCAGGCCGCCGGACAGATCGCACGACAGTCCCGGGTCTGCGGCCGTGCGCAAGGAGACAGCTGCAGCCAATGCGTCGTGGAGCCGAATGTCGGGCGACTGACCGAACACCGGATCCGGCCGCCATGTCGTGGTGACGATCGGATCGGTGCCGTCAGCGGGCAGTACGATCCGAGAGCCGGGCGCAAGCTGGTGAACACCATCGAAGAAGGACCGGCCTGCGGCCAGGGCAGGCACCGAAGGCAGGAACACTGCGCAGGCCAGACGCTGGACGTCGACCGATGCCCCTGTCAGGCCGGCCAGCAGCCGAGCGGAGGTCGACCAGGCCCACCCGCCCTTCCAGCGGGTCGCGTAGACGGGCTGGGCGGCGGCCGGATCGGTGTGCACCACCACGGCGGTGGCACTCTCCTCGATCACGGTGTAGGCGCCGGGCCAGCGCCAGGTGACATCGCCGGGCGGGATGGCCCGGGCCAACAGGGACAGCTCAAAGTCGCTGGCGCCGCACCGACCCACGACCAGCATGCGTTGGCCGGCGCCGCCGGTCAGGGCCCGCGCCGGAACGCCACCGAGGCGCCAACTCCGAGAGCCGACGATGGCAGCGCCAACAGGGAAGGGTACGTGGGGACTTGTGGTGCTGAATCCTCCGAAGATCACGACTTCCTCCGCGGGAACAAGGTGGTGCCGCCACCCTCTGAGCGGGGTGGCGGCACCCGGGCGGATCAGCTGTTGTAGGCGCGGCGCTTGTCCTCGCTGTTGCCGCCGCCCTGCCCCTCGGTCAGGGCGGCCAGGTCGCCGATCTCGATCAGCGAGGCATCATCCTGCTCGCCGGTGATCTCGGTGTGGAACAGGTCCTTCATCGGTTCGTCCTCTCTGCTGGAACTCGAATCCCGCGAGGTCGGCGCGCTGCCGACCTCGCGACGGCACCTTGTGGCGCCGCGACCTGTCCGGCATGGCCGGGCAGGAAGTCCGGTGGTGGTGTCAGGCGGGCGGTTCGGCGTCCGGGGAACTGGCCGCGATGGGCGGGGTCGGCCCGTCCGCCTGGCGCTCGGCCAACAGGCCGAGTAGGCCTGGGACTGCCAGACGGCCGGCGACGATGACGGCCTTCAAAGGGTCACCGGCCAGGTCGCGGTGCTGCCCGCGGTGGCGCTTGTTCGCGGCGTTCTGCTCAGACGGCTACCCAAGCGGTGCCCGGCCAGTGGACCAGCACCAGGGGCGGTCGACGGGTTCCGGGGGCAAAGCAGTGGTATTCGGCATCGCACGGCTCCTGGTGATGGCGAAGCTCGGCCCAAGCAGGGCGCGGTGCACCGGCTGGGCGCTGGTGCACCACCAGAGAACCGCGTTCGGGGATGCCATATCCGTAGCCGGACTACGGGCCGTAGTCCGGCTACGGATCAGATGAACCGCACGCCCGCGCGGGCAGCGAAGCCCCGGAGACCAGGAAGTTTGCGGTCGTGCCGCAGCAGGTCGGTGGCGAGTTCGCGGACGGCGCCGCGGCGGATTTCCTGCGGGGCCACCTTCTCGGCCGCCAGCAGTGCGCGGTAGCACTGCTCGGGTTTGCCCCACTGGTCGAACGCGCGGGCCACATCGGTGAAGAAGCGGGCCTGGCGCTCGGTGGTCGGCAGCGCGGTGGGGTCGATCGTGGTAGCCAGCTCGATCGCCCGGCCGACATCGCCGAGTTCATAGTGCACCGACAACTCGTGCAGGGCGACGCTCTGGATACCGTCCACCAGGCCGGAGATCCGGCCTGCAGAGGCGGCGCTGTCGGCTGCCTCGCGGATCAGCGAGTACGCGTATGCGCGGTCACCCGCCTTTGCGGCGGTGTACGCGGCGGTGGCATACAGGTCGCCCCGGGCAGCCAACCGCTCGGACTCGGGCACCGAGGTATCGGCAAGCAAGTCCTCCGCCGCGACCACCACGATGTCGGTCGCCCGAGCCAGACTGCCCTGGCGCCGCCAGGCGCTTGAAACCATGCGCTGCGCCTCGGCGGTGACCAGCGGATCACCACCGGCGCGGGCAGATGTGAGCGCGCGGTCGGCGGTGATGGCGACCAGATTGTTGTCGCCGGCCTTGATACACAACCGCACAGCCAGGTTGTAGAGCCGGGCAACACCTCGCGCCCGCTCCTCCGCTGTGCCGACCATCTCGGCTGCGGCGATCCGGCCAGGCAGGGCCTTGGCCAGGACGCCGTAGCGGGCCGCCTTGAAGTCCTGACGGGACATCATCACCGAGGCAGCAACGGACTCCAGGGTGGGATCATGCCGGGGTGCCGGAACCCCGGCCGTCCCATACAGCAGGAGATCCTCCAAGGAGGCCAACGGCGCTTGCTCAGCCGCCGCGGCCTGCCGGTCGGATGCTGGGGCGAACAGGGCGGCAGCCGCCAGGACCATGAATGGGCGGCGTCGCACATCGTCCTCCTCGGCGGCGGAAGTGCTCGTCAGCGTAGCGGAGGCGGTCTTCCGGGAACGGGATCTCGGCCGGGCGGAGGCCGGCTGCGGCAGCGCGATCAGTTCACCGAAGTCACTGCCCAGTACATCCGCAAGTCGGCGTAACAGAGTGAGGTCCTTGACCTGCTGCAGGTCACGCTCGACCTGCGACATCCATGCCTCGCTATGGCCGAGTTCAGCAGCGAGCCGGATCTGAGTCCAACCCAGCTCGGCGCGGCGGAGCGCGATGAACTTGCCGAAGGTAACGCCCTTGCTCCCCACACTGGCCCCGCTTTCGGTACCCAGTCAGCTACAGACGGCTACCGTATCGATCTGCGGGCGCCCCGGAGTAGGGTGCCGCCAGATTCGATCAGGCGGAGGCACGGACTGAGGCTGGGCTCCCAACCTTCCGAGCGGCGCAGCAGCACACAAGCTCGCCTCGCGCCACCGTCCTGTCACCCTGCTCCCGCTCCCGGCCGCCCCGCCCGGCCGACGGCCCCGGCCCCTGACGACTGGGTGAACTGCGACGGCTGCGACCGCGTCTTCCGCGCCCCCGAACCGGGCCTCTGTCGTGACTGCCACCTGGACGCCGAAGCCGTCCCCGTGGCCTAAGCGAGCAGCGGGCGCACTGCGGCAGCATTCCGCAAATGCGCGGGTGTCCAGTCGATTCCCTATGCCCATTTTTCCGCGATACGGCACGGCGTTACCGGCAGTCGAATTCTGGCCAAGCGCACCCCACACGCCATCGGCTCACTCCTCGTGGAACCCGGAATGACCACATCCAGTTGCCGGAGACCACCAGGCATGAGACGCCGAGCACTCACGTGTTGCCGACTTCCAGAATGGTTGCGGATAATCTCGGCCATTCTCGTGACCGCACGGAACAACACCGCATTGACGGGCTATCACGCCACGCGCGTATCTTTGATTCGGCGATCAACGAGTGAAATCCATCTCGGCGCACCCGAATTCCATACGCATTCTTCGAGAAAGGAACGATCATGGCCCGTACCGCCAAGATACTCGCCGGCCTGGTCTCTGCGGCATCCCTGGCGATGGTGGCTCCTGCCGCGGCTTCCCCGACGGAACCGGAGCCGGTCACCACACGGCAGGTTGCCAGATCAGCGCTGGCGAGGCTCACCCCGGAGGAAGTGAAGAACCTCGAAAGCCGGTACCCGGCGCAGGCCAAACGCGTGAAGGAAGCCGTCGCGCGGGCCTCCGCCTCCCGCGGGGCGGGTACGGATTCCGCTTCCTACATCGCACCCACCGGCTACTACACGATTCGCAACTTGAACAGCCGCAAGTGTCTGGCGATCGGTTCAGGAAGCAAGGCGAACGGCGCGAACGCGATTCAATGGGACTGCCTGGGCAGCCCGGAGCAGATCTGGTGGATCACCAACGACTTCATCTCCAACTACAACAGCGGCAAGTTCCTGGCGATCGGTTCGAGCAGTACCGCGAACGGCGCCGAGGCGATCCAGTGGGACTACACCGGCAGCGGTGGCCAGCGCTGGTCCATGACTGACGATTTCCTGACCAACATGGGCAGTGGCAAATTCCTGGCGATCGGTTCGAGCAGCACCGCGAACGGCGCCAAGGCGATCCAGTGGGACTACACCGGCAGCGGTGGCCAGCGCTGGTGGCTGACCGGGCCCGCGTAGCCGACCCCGCGGGATACCCGGACGGGTGACCGACTCGAGGGCCTGACCACCGAGGAGCCTCACCGTCCTGCTCCCGCCCCCGCTCCCGTTCCTGGCCGCTTGGATCCCCAGGTCCCTAAGTCAGGACGTTGACGGCCCGCGCGACGACCAGGCCGAGGATGACCAGGGAGACGAGCGACTGGACCGCCATGGTCATCTTGGCCCAGGGCGTCAGCGGCATGACGTCCGTGGGGCTGAAGGCGGTGGCGTTGGTCAGACCGAGATAGAGGTAGTCGACGTAGCGGGGCTGCCAGCCGGCGGGGGCGAGCCGGGGTTCGATCTGCTGCGGGAAGGCGAGGGCCGGATACGCGGGTCGGCGGTGGAGGCGCACCGCCGGGCCGCCGCCGTCGAGCTCGAAGAACAGGAGGGAGAAGGCGAGGACGGTGCCGGCCCAGACGGCGCTGCCGACCTGGAGCAGGCTCGTCGCGGACGCCGTCTCCCTTCCATTGGTGACGATGTCCTTGACCAGCTGAAGAGTCGACCAGACGGCGCCGACCGACAGGACGCAGACCAGCGCGAGCGACACCGCGCGCAGCCACGCGGCGCGCCGGTCGATCCGGCCCGGGTCGCCCGCGATGAGCGTCAGCAGGAGCAGGCCTTCCACGGACGGCAGCACCCAGCGCGGCGCCAGCCGCAGGGTGTCCGGGAGCAGCATCGTCAGCACCATGGCGACCGCCACGGCCAGGGCCATCGGCCAGCGCGACTCGCCGGCGGGCGCCTGGTCCGGTGGGGTCCCGAGGTGCGGAGGAGCGTGATGTCGGCTCACGGGGTCTGGTCCCTGTCGTTCGTGTCGTGCGCCGGTCGACGAGATGTCGAGACGAGCCTGCCCGGACTCCTCCACTCCACTACGGCTCGCGGGCCCGCGCACCAGCCGGCACCCGGCCGGGTCAACGACGCGACCGGGACGGGGTAGAGGAACGGGCACGGGTGAACGGGGTACGGGTCAGCGCCAGGGGTCGAGGGCGTGCTTGCCGCGGGCCCGGCCGGACTCCAGTTCCCGCAGCACCGCCGCCCCCTCGGCCGGCGGATGCACCTGGGGAGTGCCGGGCGGGTATACGCCGTCGGCGATGAGGGCCTCGATCTCGGCGAGCAGCGACCGGTAGAGGTCGGGCGCGGCGGACGCCGGCGCGCCGATGTGCAGCCCCTTGATCTGGACCTGGTGGGTGAAGACCAGGTCGTGCGTGCTCAGCGTGGCGTCGCCGGTCTTCATACCCGGCACAACACCCTTCGGCACCACGGTCTTCCGCCGGTCCGTGCCCCAACCCCCGGGCCGCACGGCGGAGAACGGCCCTGGCGCCGACAAGCACGCGCATCCGGTCGGCGATAAAATGGGGTGAGCCGAACGCTCCTCGCAGGGCCGTGCGTCTCTTCCGGTCCCCGGCGGGGCGAGGCGGCCCGTGTCGTTCCGCGCCTCGCCGACTTCCTCGCGGCCGAGCCCTCCCGGGACGGGACGGAGCAACTCCCGCCGCCCGGGCCCCCGGCCGCCGCCGGCTCTCCTCCGGCCCCGGCCGTACGTACACGCATCGGCCGCGCATCGGCCTCGCGGGACCCCTGGCGTGCGGCCCCGGCGTCACACCCG contains the following coding sequences:
- a CDS encoding hypothetical protein (identified by MetaGeneAnnotator; putative;~predicted protein [Streptomyces sp. C]), yielding MIRNIVGSVLALAGATAAVWSPFRAWYDGRPGRDYRVQDLFGGITDVRAEVIGSILLPYAFAVLVTVVGVVLRSRLAVALAGLIVLGFTVLWMVRVAQVQNGLSLDSQGRGLGDGVAMAVGGGVLLLVGAAVMSGRRPSYRARHAGRVDSVPPATGTRYDDTPPPPPPPQDYRPPQP
- a CDS encoding spermidine N1-acetyltransferase (Acetyltransferase (GNAT) family; pfam00583;~Acetyltransferases, including N-acetylases of ribosomal proteins [Translation,ribosomal structure and biogenesis]; COG1670;~Spermidine N1-acetyltransferase [Streptomyces venezuelae ATCC10712];~identified by MetaGeneAnnotator; putative); protein product: METYWRWEQDPALLVGYGRQQPEALEARMEGIAHQLRGDNIRFTVYDLTGDTPVPAGVTTLLPDPSVRTAEYVVMLAPEARGKGLGTAATHLTLDYAFHITNLRMVWLKVLAPNKAGVRAYEKAGFHPAGTLREAGYWLGKVCDELIMDALAADFTGPSAILPLMR
- a CDS encoding hypothetical protein (identified by MetaGeneAnnotator; putative;~sequence version:1); the protein is MTDLPASAALPPQVRAADFGHVLVLVDYRTGHVQGLLPAAAERFREAARTGRPAPLPDILAAQLLDAGLLAPAPVARPWKVIEAATAPPSWGGTEHPAGTTRPAPVPQRALLSAAGALAAVAAVKTAGNSRTTMLRVLRAVHRAASTCRRPATLEQATAAVLAVRAAGRHSPGRAACLEESAAAVLPLAARRLAVTWCHGIAADPVRLHAWMQTMDGTPVAEPPSTLAYTPILTIGGRHQRQP
- a CDS encoding hypothetical protein (identified by MetaGeneAnnotator; putative;~sequence version:1), which gives rise to MNTHPRPPRPAHFKQQLAGELAARAAALAALDATAPTGRRAPALVRRPRLTLAIGAAAAAAAVAVAVPLAGGTSGERTPAGPSGGQKIDIVTADYVVKSAPDGMIAVKVMSAKGVAGLQATLRKAGVPAVVTTFSASCTTKVPYDVGFDSSKVFPEPGEDGGRGIDGRFSLIRPSAVPEGDHLLFVPTLTGDGGIGTLSMSVVTEVPECVPESDNGIGAGYVAPGTNP
- a CDS encoding hypothetical protein (identified by MetaGeneAnnotator; putative;~sequence version:1), whose product is MPDNPLQIQSTWPKSPVRVTGSLGLPGRLEGKGGVLPHVLEVIYVVGIHVAIPRVVKTRDADGICPRARPK
- a CDS encoding hypothetical protein (identified by MetaGeneAnnotator; putative;~sequence version:2), whose amino-acid sequence is MASPHISVPSHAFGLVHVKVRHTSRFTIVGNHLAQHRALSLIAIGLAVYLQSLPEGASVGIKAIASRFPESEMRVARAMRELETYGYLGRTRERLPDGRIVPRTTSYNFPEAEPEAVRETVREAVRETPAPPPVPEPEAEPVPVWEPDFEPEPEEPDDEPEHDGPEHDGPEQTPEAAPSPEPAPVPDPDPEPRPVQPTPLPSRHRPAADLLARLRLHDPRLLLSARDIERLAPGLTAWLDNGAHPDAALRTLSACLPEPLHSPAALLAHRLTVLLPPPLPATRAAAPTPDDWVDCDGCDRVFRAPEPGLCRDCRLEAESLPAA
- a CDS encoding RNA polymerase sigma-24 subunit, ECF subfamily protein (COG1595 DNA-directed RNA polymerase specialized sigma subunit, sigma24 homolog;~DNA binding residues [nucleotide binding];~RNA polymerase sigma factor, sigma-70 family; TIGR02937;~RNA polymerase sigma-24 subunit, ECF subfamily protein [Streptomyces bingchenggensis BCW-1];~Sigma-70 region 2; pfam04542;~Sigma70, region (SR) 4 refers to the most C-terminal of four conserved domains foundin Escherichia coli (Ec) sigma70, the main housekeeping sigma, and related sigma-factors (SFs). A SF isa dissociable subunit of RNA polymerase, it directs bacterial or...; cd06171;~identified by MetaGeneAnnotator; putative), giving the protein MPAEHPSAPPARDPAGFAAFYEQQFDTVLGFVTRRVDSPHLAADLTADIFVAALENAHTYDARRGTPVAWLYGIARNTLSAHFRGSTREQRAVARIGGRRLLDDEDISAIEGRIDAARAARHMAAAHASLSEPLRELLGLVALDGLTVREAARALGISSATARVRLHRARKALRATAPHHPEHPEHPDRRDSVLEAAQ
- a CDS encoding ABC-2 type transporter (identified by MetaGeneAnnotator; putative;~sequence version:1), whose amino-acid sequence is MAIGFIVVPLFLYVIVMGGFSVLIGAKTTERMGCAMAAGLILPPVALYAGFLMSGR
- a CDS encoding asparagine synthase (identified by MetaGeneAnnotator; putative;~sequence version:1), which encodes MIFGGFSTTSPHVPFPVGAAIVGSRSWRLGGVPARALTGGAGQRMLVVGRCGASDFELSLLARAIPPGDVTWRWPGAYTVIEESATAVVVHTDPAAAQPVYATRWKGGWAWSTSARLLAGLTGASVDVQRLACAVFLPSVPALAAGRSFFDGVHQLAPGSRIVLPADGTDPIVTTTWRPDPVFGQSPDIRLHDALAAAVSLRTAADPGLSCDLSGGLDSTSIAALAATSLPAGRHLNAVTVHPRGDFDGADLHHARLAAARYPRRISHHLLPLTEQHLPYTSITDVPVTDEPAPSTLTRARMMGQMVWMHDALGTRMHLTGDGGDSVLFQPPIHLADLIRHRRLRRAVSEAFGWARLRHTSAGPLLRDAVRTARTGRSAALAALVDTVGAPGRNDHGRVTWFPLLPHPAWATELATGLLAEAVRQAAASTDLLSGMDFAVRVLVDEIREVARTAAADAQLAAASGIEMHNPFLDPLVVDAVLATPLGHRPPSHIYKPTLSRAMAGLLPPKVAARSTKGSFDADHYTGLRVNLADLSTLADGYLATLGLIHPGRFRRHLAQAAAGLPMPLATLEQALAAEAWLTAHRRDDASMWTTSPARSEPHD
- a CDS encoding hypothetical protein (identified by MetaGeneAnnotator; putative;~sequence version:1), translating into MKDLFHTEITGEQDDASLIEIGDLAALTEGQGGGNSEDKRRAYNS